A portion of the Aricia agestis chromosome 1, ilAriAges1.1, whole genome shotgun sequence genome contains these proteins:
- the LOC121727954 gene encoding nucleolar complex protein 2 homolog isoform X1, giving the protein MKRKLKSKTDVNNTGIEDNEVGKSKKKFTMKLKEDIPSEDSDNNASDNNASDISDSEEDINPESHKKSLENLKKTDPDFYNFLEENDENLLNFEDDSDDAASEKDENGDSVHIPGPLEGDSDESDYEDDSRAHSKITLKMVSQWQEELQSENKIKLSTLNAVIKAFNAAMLRATSDDGQSSGGEYKVEGSSVFNAVIQMCVLYLPPAIKKYLGMESSGKDPQKCKHFVKIKGSLIAYLKDLLKLLTGVSSDNILTVLLKHLHQMSVYVACFNRTSKQALKRLITLWSNGEETVRVLAFLCILRITRNQQSALLDIVLKAMYLTYVKNCKFVSPTTWPGINFMRRSLVEMFSLDLNSSYQHVFLYIRQLAIHLRNAIVVQKIENRQAVYNWQYVNSLHLWADLISATSNKPQLQPLLYPLVMVITNTIKLVPTHQYYPLRFHCVEILINLSKETNTFIPILPYIVEVLTSYDFNKKHKKVSMKPLDFSCILRLAKSQLTENGFKDSVIDRIYGLLLEYTANESHTIAFPDTTLLAVVQIKQFLKSCSVANYTKRLKQLLEKIEENARFIEKERAKISFKLSEDKMIAAWEANMKAKGTPLLKFYESWSKVNKIQKRKKASKNEQLATELPMIKRPKIQEIEEKVTKPESNGPPVLFPSDSEDEKDHFKFDEDDEPEEKEEKPKVKKLKKKANKKNANKKNNTDADNIPDKDDVVQDFSVADW; this is encoded by the exons ATGAAGAGAAAATTGAAAAGTAAAACGGATGTTAATAATACAG gtATTGAAGACAATGAAGTGgggaaaagtaaaaaaaagttcacAATGAAGTTAAAAGAAGATATACCATCTGAAGATTCAGATAATAACGCTTCTGATAATAATGCTTCTGATATTTCAG ATTCTGAAGAAGATATCAATCCAGAAAGCCATAAGAAGTCTttagaaaatttaaagaaaacagATCCAGacttttataatttcttagaaGAAAATGATGAAAACCTTCTAAACTTTGAGGATGATTCTGATGATGCTGCCTCTGAAAAAGATGAAAATGGAGATTCTGTTCACATCCCAGGGCCCCTTGAAGGAGATAGTGACGAAAGTGACTATGAG GACGATAGCAGAGCACACAGCAAAATAACTCTAAAAATGGTTTCACAATGGCAAGAGGAATTGCAAagtgaaaacaaaatcaaactgTCAACACTGAATGCTGTTATTAAAGCCTTTAATGCAGCCATGTTGAGGGCCACCAGCGATGATGGACAATCTTCTGGTGGGGAATATAAAGTGGAAG gCTCTTCGGTTTTTAATGCTGTAATACAAATGTGTGTTCTGTATTTACCTCCTGCAATAAAGAAATATTTGGGAATGGAATCGAGTGGCAAGGACCCTCAAAAGTGTAAACATTTTGTTAAGATAAAGGGGTCTCTTATTGCTTATCTCAAAGACCTTCTCAAACTCCTAACTGGAGTCTCATCAGATAATATTTTGACAGTGCTTCTCAAGCATTTGCATCAAATGTCAGTATATGTAGCATGCTTCAACAGAACTTCCAAACAAGCTCTGAAAAGATTAATCACCCTATGGAGTAACGGAGAGGAGACAGTCAGAGTCCTGGCATTTTTATGTATCCTAAGAATAACAAGGAATCAACAGTCGGCCCTGTTGGATATCGTATTGAAAGCCATGTATCTAACATATGTTAAAAACTGTAAATTTGTGAGTCCAACCACGTGGCCCGGAATAAACTTTATGAGGAGATCGCTCGTAGAAATGTTTTCGTTGGATTTGAATTCCTCGTACCAGCACGTGTTCTTGTATATACGACAGTTAGCTATACATTTGAGGAACGCAATAGTCGTGCAGAAGATAGAGAACAGACAAGCTGTGTATAACTGGCAGTACGTGAACTCGTTACACTTGTGGGCGGACTTGATATCGGCGACGTCCAACAAGCCGCAGCTCCAGCCGCTGCTCTACCCGCTGGTTATGGTCATAACGAACACGATCAAACTGGTGCCGACACACCAATACTATCCACTTAGATTCCATTGTGTCGAAATTCTTATCAACCTATCAAAGGAAACGAACACATTTATACCAATTCTGCCGTATATTGTAGAG GTTTTGACATCCTATGACTTTAACAAGAAGCACAAGAAAGTTTCTATGAAGCCGTTAGATTTTTCGTGCATTCTACGATTGGCCAAGTCCCAGTTAACTGAGAATGGGTTCAAGGATTCAGTGATCGATAGAATATACGGCTTGCTTCTGGAATACACGGCAAATGAGTCTCATACCATTGCATTCCCTGACACCACTTTATTGGCAGTTGTACAG ATCAAACAGTTCCTGAAGTCATGCTCGGTAGCAAATTATACGAAAAGACTAAAGCAATTGCTTGAGAAGATAGAAGAGAACGCAAGGTTTATTGAAAAGGAGAGGGCGAAGATTTCCTTCAAGTTGAGCGAGGACAAAATGATCGCCGCTTGGGAAGCGAATATGAAAGCGAAAGGTACGCCGCTGCTTAAATTCTACGAAAGCTGGAGTAAAGTGAACAAAATTCAGAAACGTAAGAAGGCGAGCAAGAATGAGCAGCTGGCAACCGAACTTCCCATGATAAAGAGACccaaaatacaagaaattgaagaaaaaGTAACAAAACCCGAAAGCAACGGTCCACCGGTTCTGTTCCCGTCCGACAGCGAGGATGAAAAGGATCACTTCAAATTTGACGAAGACGATGAGCCGGAAGAGAAAGAAGAGAAACCTAAAGTGAAGAAATTGAAGAAGAAGGCAAACAAGAAGAATGCAAACAAGAAGAACAACACAGACGCTGACAATATTCCCGACAAAGATGATGTCGTCCAAGACTTTAGCGTCGCAGAttggtaa
- the LOC121727954 gene encoding nucleolar complex protein 2 homolog isoform X2 translates to MKRKLKSKTDVNNTDSEEDINPESHKKSLENLKKTDPDFYNFLEENDENLLNFEDDSDDAASEKDENGDSVHIPGPLEGDSDESDYEDDSRAHSKITLKMVSQWQEELQSENKIKLSTLNAVIKAFNAAMLRATSDDGQSSGGEYKVEGSSVFNAVIQMCVLYLPPAIKKYLGMESSGKDPQKCKHFVKIKGSLIAYLKDLLKLLTGVSSDNILTVLLKHLHQMSVYVACFNRTSKQALKRLITLWSNGEETVRVLAFLCILRITRNQQSALLDIVLKAMYLTYVKNCKFVSPTTWPGINFMRRSLVEMFSLDLNSSYQHVFLYIRQLAIHLRNAIVVQKIENRQAVYNWQYVNSLHLWADLISATSNKPQLQPLLYPLVMVITNTIKLVPTHQYYPLRFHCVEILINLSKETNTFIPILPYIVEVLTSYDFNKKHKKVSMKPLDFSCILRLAKSQLTENGFKDSVIDRIYGLLLEYTANESHTIAFPDTTLLAVVQIKQFLKSCSVANYTKRLKQLLEKIEENARFIEKERAKISFKLSEDKMIAAWEANMKAKGTPLLKFYESWSKVNKIQKRKKASKNEQLATELPMIKRPKIQEIEEKVTKPESNGPPVLFPSDSEDEKDHFKFDEDDEPEEKEEKPKVKKLKKKANKKNANKKNNTDADNIPDKDDVVQDFSVADW, encoded by the exons ATGAAGAGAAAATTGAAAAGTAAAACGGATGTTAATAATACAG ATTCTGAAGAAGATATCAATCCAGAAAGCCATAAGAAGTCTttagaaaatttaaagaaaacagATCCAGacttttataatttcttagaaGAAAATGATGAAAACCTTCTAAACTTTGAGGATGATTCTGATGATGCTGCCTCTGAAAAAGATGAAAATGGAGATTCTGTTCACATCCCAGGGCCCCTTGAAGGAGATAGTGACGAAAGTGACTATGAG GACGATAGCAGAGCACACAGCAAAATAACTCTAAAAATGGTTTCACAATGGCAAGAGGAATTGCAAagtgaaaacaaaatcaaactgTCAACACTGAATGCTGTTATTAAAGCCTTTAATGCAGCCATGTTGAGGGCCACCAGCGATGATGGACAATCTTCTGGTGGGGAATATAAAGTGGAAG gCTCTTCGGTTTTTAATGCTGTAATACAAATGTGTGTTCTGTATTTACCTCCTGCAATAAAGAAATATTTGGGAATGGAATCGAGTGGCAAGGACCCTCAAAAGTGTAAACATTTTGTTAAGATAAAGGGGTCTCTTATTGCTTATCTCAAAGACCTTCTCAAACTCCTAACTGGAGTCTCATCAGATAATATTTTGACAGTGCTTCTCAAGCATTTGCATCAAATGTCAGTATATGTAGCATGCTTCAACAGAACTTCCAAACAAGCTCTGAAAAGATTAATCACCCTATGGAGTAACGGAGAGGAGACAGTCAGAGTCCTGGCATTTTTATGTATCCTAAGAATAACAAGGAATCAACAGTCGGCCCTGTTGGATATCGTATTGAAAGCCATGTATCTAACATATGTTAAAAACTGTAAATTTGTGAGTCCAACCACGTGGCCCGGAATAAACTTTATGAGGAGATCGCTCGTAGAAATGTTTTCGTTGGATTTGAATTCCTCGTACCAGCACGTGTTCTTGTATATACGACAGTTAGCTATACATTTGAGGAACGCAATAGTCGTGCAGAAGATAGAGAACAGACAAGCTGTGTATAACTGGCAGTACGTGAACTCGTTACACTTGTGGGCGGACTTGATATCGGCGACGTCCAACAAGCCGCAGCTCCAGCCGCTGCTCTACCCGCTGGTTATGGTCATAACGAACACGATCAAACTGGTGCCGACACACCAATACTATCCACTTAGATTCCATTGTGTCGAAATTCTTATCAACCTATCAAAGGAAACGAACACATTTATACCAATTCTGCCGTATATTGTAGAG GTTTTGACATCCTATGACTTTAACAAGAAGCACAAGAAAGTTTCTATGAAGCCGTTAGATTTTTCGTGCATTCTACGATTGGCCAAGTCCCAGTTAACTGAGAATGGGTTCAAGGATTCAGTGATCGATAGAATATACGGCTTGCTTCTGGAATACACGGCAAATGAGTCTCATACCATTGCATTCCCTGACACCACTTTATTGGCAGTTGTACAG ATCAAACAGTTCCTGAAGTCATGCTCGGTAGCAAATTATACGAAAAGACTAAAGCAATTGCTTGAGAAGATAGAAGAGAACGCAAGGTTTATTGAAAAGGAGAGGGCGAAGATTTCCTTCAAGTTGAGCGAGGACAAAATGATCGCCGCTTGGGAAGCGAATATGAAAGCGAAAGGTACGCCGCTGCTTAAATTCTACGAAAGCTGGAGTAAAGTGAACAAAATTCAGAAACGTAAGAAGGCGAGCAAGAATGAGCAGCTGGCAACCGAACTTCCCATGATAAAGAGACccaaaatacaagaaattgaagaaaaaGTAACAAAACCCGAAAGCAACGGTCCACCGGTTCTGTTCCCGTCCGACAGCGAGGATGAAAAGGATCACTTCAAATTTGACGAAGACGATGAGCCGGAAGAGAAAGAAGAGAAACCTAAAGTGAAGAAATTGAAGAAGAAGGCAAACAAGAAGAATGCAAACAAGAAGAACAACACAGACGCTGACAATATTCCCGACAAAGATGATGTCGTCCAAGACTTTAGCGTCGCAGAttggtaa